The genomic window GGCCGGTTTGAGCAACGTGGCTACGCTACCCTCCTTAATGGCTCAACGCGGCTGAGAATGGATGCAGATCCCGGCCTTGCCCGTGGCCGACGAGTTCGCCCCATGCCGGCTCTTCCAATTCCAGGACCGCGTCGTCGAGCTCGCTGCGGTTGATTTTCTCGTATTGCGTCGCGACATCCGCCCACGCGCGCAGACGTACGGTGACGCGGTCGCCGAAACGCAGCCTCGCCGCGGGCATCCACACGTTGTCGCGCATGCTCCAGAGGCAAACCAGCGCTTGCAAAGGTTCCGACGGAGGTTGCGACGGCCCGGTGACGTCGACCAGGTGCAAGGTGAGGGTGTGATCCTTGTAGGGTACGCTGCCAGGCAACGGCACTCCTGAAATCGCCTCTACGGTACCCGTCACCACGCTCTCCTCACCCGATTTGGGGTTGAAGAATTGGAACGGCTGCGGCTTTCCGGTTTTCAAGGGCAACAGTTTCCAGTTGCCGAAGGCCAGCTCACGCGCGGCAAACGCCCACACCACCACCTTTTTTCCCGCGAGCGGGTCCCGCCCACGGGCTAACTCAGAGCTCAATATTTCCCTGGTGGCGTACGAAGCGTCGCTATTACGCAGAATGCAATCCAACGGCTGGCCGCCGAGCGCTCGGCTGAGGTGCTCGGCAAATCCGGCCGACTCACCCCATCCCATGGATCCAAACGAAAATATATTACAAAAGCTGTCACCCAACAGCAGCACGCCGGCCTGCTTGCTCGGATGCCACATGGCGTTGCCGGCGAGAATCTGGCGGATAGCGACCTTCTGAGGAAGGTAAACGTTCTGTTGTGCGGGTAACCTTAGCATCGTGAACAGATCGCCCAGACCGGCGACTTCCTTTTCCGCGATTCGGAATGCGTTGGTGGGCGTGGCCGTGGCCGGGGACGCGTTGAGGAACGCCGCGAGTTGTCCTGCCACGAACTCCATCGTCTCCGGGCGCCAATGCGTGTCGGTTTCCAGGAAAAGCGGCGCGCCTCCGAGGGCGTGTTTGCGCGCCCGGAGGAGCGGTCCGGGATCAAACACGCGCACCCCCTCCGCGCCAAGCCGTGCCTTGAAATCCTCAAACGAGCCATTTTGCAGCGCTCCGGCGTTCTCCTGCCTCAGGTTGAGGGCGAGCATCTCGCCGTCAACGCACGGCTCTACCGGTACCGGCATGACGACCAGATCAATCGCGCGCCTCGCCAGTTGGTTTCGGAAATCGACGATCCCCTTGACCGGGTCGGGCTGGATGCCGGCCTGCCGCGCTCGCTCCTTCAGTTGCGCCGGATCGAGGAAAGGCGGGCCGGTGACGTATTCGACATCCGGCCGGTAAAAAAGCCACCGGTTCCGTCCCACGTAAGCCTGCTCGTTTCCGATGCGCAGTATGCCGGTGAGCACAGCCTGCATCCGCGGCAGCAGCCATTGTGCAAACGCGGATTTATCCTGGACTCCTTTCTCAACAGCCTTGATCTCCTCAGCGTCAGGCGCCAGGTGACCGAGGTCAGCGAGGCTGCGCACCCCGCAGATTTTTGACCAGGAAGGCAGCAGCTTCAAAAGATCGAGCATCGGCAGCGCATCGTCCGTCCCGGACGTCCGGAGTTCGGTTATGATCTGCACGGCCGGCCAGGTACCGATGGTCAGCAGGAAGAGCGTTACCAGCAGGCAACGCGTTCCCCGAGTGAAGGCCGTTTTTTTGAGCGCACGCTCCGCCTCTTCTTCACGCGAGATAAGCCGGTCTGTGTCCGGGAGCGGATGCTGACCGTCTCGTGCAACGGGTGGTATGTGTGACTCTTGAGGCATCGTTCTCAGAAAATAAAATAGATGAATGGATTGGATTGTTGGGCTGCCAGCATCGCCAGAGCCAGCCAGCCAAGGCCAAAACAGATGCTCGCTTTGGGCAAGGTCATGACCTGCGTCCAATGCCACGTTTGCATTCCTGTCCAGACCACCACGGCGGCGATAAAAAACGACAACAGGTAGTAGGGCTTATAAATGATGCCGGATACCAGGGTCGCAACGGGAAAAATATGTGCACCACCAAACATGCTTGTGAGATAGTTGGTGGCGTGGCGCAGATCCGGGGCGCGGAAAAACACCCAACCCAGGACCACGATGAGGAATGTCAACCCGATCCGCAGCGGCTTTGGCAATCTGCGGTAGAAGCTCGTTTGTCCCTGGCTCCGTTTGAACGCGAGCATGCCGCCGTGGATGCTGCCCCAGATGACAAAGTTCCATGAGGCGCCGTGCCACAAACCGCCGAGTAACATGGTGGCCATGAGGTTGAAGTAAGTCCTAACGGTGCCGCGCCGGTTCCCGCCCAGCGGGATGTAAAGGTATTCCCGCAGCCACGTGGAAAGCGAAATATGCCAGCGGCGCCAAAAGTCGGTGATGGATTCTGCCCGGTACGGCGAATCGAAGTTCTTGGCAAAAATAAATCCGAGCATCATTCCCAGCCCGATGGCCATGTCGGAATAACCGCTGAAATCGAAGTAGATCTGGAAGGCATAAGCGATCGAGCCGAACCACGCATCGACGGTGCAGATCGAACCTGCGTCAAACGCCGTGTCGGCGATCTTGCCGCACGGATTCGCAAGCAGGATTTTCCTGGACAGGCCAAGGACGAAGAAGGCCACGCCGCGTGCGAAGCCGTCCAGGGCTAACGTGCGGGACCGGAGTTGCGCCCCGAGAAACGAAAACTTGAGGATCGGCCCCGCCACGAGATGCGGGAACATGGAAACGAAACAGGAAAAGTCGATGAAGTTCACCATCGCTTCCGCATCGCCGCGATAGACGTCGATGGTATAGCTGAGCGCCTGAAACGTGTAAAAGCTGATACCAAGCGGGAGCACAACCTGGAGTGAGGTGTTCCACTGCATTGACGTCAGTCCCAAGGCGTGGACAAACCCGTTGTACGTGTCGACGCCGAGGTTGAAGTATTTGAAAAAACCGAGCGCCGCCAGGTTGATGACAATTGATACGGTGATGGCCGTTCGTTGCGTGGCGCTCCTCGATGCGCCGTGCACGAGCGTTTGCACCGGTCTGCGCGAAGACCATTCGAGAGGCCTTTATATGCACTCGACACATGGATGAGAATCCTAAAAGATTGAAAAAAACGGCGGCGAAAGGTACTGGTATGCCCCTGTGGGCTACTCTCAACGCACGCAGGGGCGTTTACGCCTCCTCACTTTACCGTTCTGCCTGTCGATCATCTGTTCTGTCAGGGTTGTTTATGGGCAGACCGGCCAGATCCCGCTTTCGGATGCGGCACAGGAATTCAGCCGTGCGTTGGCGGCAAAGGTGCAAGCCTTGGAACGGCAAAGCGCCACGGTGTTGGCTGGAGCGGATGGTTGGTTGTTCTTAACCTCCGAGCTTAGATTGTTGTCAGTCGGGCGCTTCTGGGGTGAGGACGCAATCAAAGTAAGCCATGCGCCCAAGCCGGAGTTTGCAGATCCGTTGCCGGCGATTCTGGATTTCCACGAGCAACTGAAGGCGCGCGGGATTACTCTACTGCTGGTGCCGGTTCCGCCAAAAGCCGCCATCTACCCGGAGAAAATTGTGCCCGGAGCGGCGGTTTCCGAAGACATCAGCAGCCCGTTTCTGGGCCGTTTTTACGAGGAACTGCGTGCGGCAGGCATTGATGTTCTCGACCTCAGCCCGCTGTTTCGCAATCTGCTTTTGCTTGTACTCGCCGCTTAACACCTCGCCGACATCATAAACGTACGCTACCAGAGATTCCTGGTACGGCAGGAGCTGGTCGATGCGCAGCGGCTTTGACTTGAACGCCAGGACGGCGCGGACGCTCAGTCCAGTCTCGGGCACCTTTTCACCTGGCTGCCCCGGCGGGATCGGAGCGGGGGTAGGAGGAGGCGTAGAAGCAGGAGGAGGCGGGGCAGGAGCGGGCGCCCGTTCTACCGGCATCTGGGAGGCCAACGGCCGCGAAGACAAGTCGCTCGCGATGGCCGCAAACACCTTCTCCGCCCACTGGTCCATCTGCTCCCCGAAAAAGTGTTCACGGTCAGGCGCCATGTGCCGGTACGGGTAGGAGACAAAGCGCCGGCTGTCAATTACGGTCATGGTTCCCGGGGTGATCGAACGAATTTGTTCAACGACGAAATCCTGGATCTCTTTTGACACTCTGCCGGACGTAGGGGACGCCACCCAGTACAATCTTTGCACGGGTGATGAAGGCTTGAGCGCTTCGGAAAGAAACGGGCGTACCAGGGATTTCACCGCTGGACCCTGCCGGTCCGGTTGCACGGTCTTTCTATCGCGGAAAAGGCCAAAGAGATTGGTTCCGGTCTGCATCACCACGATCTGCGGCTGAACGATCGGCAGCAGATCCTCCAGTTTCGGTACGGCATGACTCTGTGGCCGGTATCCTTGCGTTAAGCCGTAAGTGTCCTGGAATACCTTTGGTTTGGTGGTTCCCGGAATCGACTCGATACTCCAAAAACCGCAGTAGGTTTTGACGTCAGTGAAGGGCTTTCGTTTAAGCCAACTCACCGGGATCGTTCCGCAGGCCATGTAGGTGAAGGTAGCTTTCACCTGAGGATCGGCCCGGAAACGTTTATCCAAGTGCTCTCCAAATCCACACAGACTCAGAGAATCCCCCAAAATCAGCACGTTGAGGTGCGCCGAAATATCGGGGCGAAGCGTTGCCCCGGCGCCATTTTCCCGTACCAGCTTCTCCAGGCTCAGCGCGGATGGGACCGTTTGCCGGCCCTTCACCGCGCCACTTGCCTTTGCGCCCGCCGCGTCTGCTGGCGCGCCAGTGCGGACCTCGCTGGCAGGAGGCGCGCGGTTCGTGCCTTGAACCGCCAGCGCGGGGCCAGGTGTCTCGCGAATTGCCGGCAGCCCTGACGTATTCAGATCTGAAGCTTTCAGGTAAGGGGCCTGGACGTAGACTCCTAAGAGGGCGCAAACGCAACTGGCCAGCAAATGGATAAGTAGCCGTCGCGTGGTGTGGTGCCGGAAGTTTGCGGTCATCGTCTCCGTTGATCCCTGTATCACGGCAGTTCATTTCCCTTCAAAGGTAGTCAAGCGCGGCGGTGCCCTCTGTGGCGGTTTGAGTTCGCACTTTGCCCGACTCGGTTGATGCTTGTCGAACCCTCATTTGTGGAGTCCCGGCACACGCTTTTATAACGCCCCGGAGGGTCCCGCCTCGCAAGGAGCCGGCCAAAATGA from Verrucomicrobiota bacterium includes these protein-coding regions:
- a CDS encoding MBOAT family protein; the protein is MQTLVHGASRSATQRTAITVSIVINLAALGFFKYFNLGVDTYNGFVHALGLTSMQWNTSLQVVLPLGISFYTFQALSYTIDVYRGDAEAMVNFIDFSCFVSMFPHLVAGPILKFSFLGAQLRSRTLALDGFARGVAFFVLGLSRKILLANPCGKIADTAFDAGSICTVDAWFGSIAYAFQIYFDFSGYSDMAIGLGMMLGFIFAKNFDSPYRAESITDFWRRWHISLSTWLREYLYIPLGGNRRGTVRTYFNLMATMLLGGLWHGASWNFVIWGSIHGGMLAFKRSQGQTSFYRRLPKPLRIGLTFLIVVLGWVFFRAPDLRHATNYLTSMFGGAHIFPVATLVSGIIYKPYYLLSFFIAAVVVWTGMQTWHWTQVMTLPKASICFGLGWLALAMLAAQQSNPFIYFIF